The genomic segment ACTATATGGAGAATTAATTAACTCATTTAATccataaattgtatttttgacaaatgatttaaaaagtaaTAGAGGCTCGTGAGCTCCTGTTTCAAATGCCCTTTGTGTAGATGACGCTGGTCAACAGTAAATTTTAATCCCGTAACACATTTTTGAAGCTGATTTGAAAATTGCCTTTACTTTTTTAAGGTTTTGGGTTTTGGATTTGACCTAAAAAGATTGCACAATACGGACACGACATTGTGTTTTTATCTAAACTGTAGCTATGATGtttcagtgaagaaaaaaaagccacctattgctgaacctaaccgttatcaatccatccatccattctctgatccgtttatcctcacaaaggtcgcaggcGCGCTGAAGCCAATCCCAGTTGTCTtggggcactaggcgggggacaccctgaaccagttgccagccaatcacagggcacacacagacgaacaaccgtccatgctcacactcagaccaagggacaattaggagtgttcaatcagcctgccgtgcatgcttttggaatgtgggagaaaacccacgcaggccctgggagaacatgcaaacgccacacagggaggccggaggtggaattgaactgtgaggttgatgcgctaaccactggacaaacCCTACCTAACCtttaattaataaatattactaaatgtATTACAGTACTGTTAAATATGTCATTATTATGTTGACGACAAACTGAAATGCGCGGTTACAGACACACGAGTTGATGTCATGTtataagagagaaagaaaaacctttattagtctcacaatggagaaattccatttTCCATTAATTCCATTTATCTTGTTTAGACAGCTAACTAGTAGCAGTCAAGTCGTGCATTGCATTTTGTTTCTATTTCTTTTGGACAAGATTAATCACCAATAAACTTGTACTGTTCTATTTTTCTCATGAATTGACCCTTTCCATCTGTTCTTCCTATTCCTTTTGAATCGTGTCTATTTCTGGAGTTGCTTTGGTGTAAAGAGATCTACCGTACACCTCCTGGGTAAACCTTTGAGCTCAAACCAGAGCAAACCTTGCGAAAGACAGGCTCAACTGGAAAAAGATCACTGTTGCATTTATGGAAACTACACACAGTTTGTGAACACAGTACAGTGAGCTGAGTAAACATTTGCAGGTTTaaagaaaagcacacacacacacacactctctctctctctctctctctcaacccCAACATGACAATTGTGTGTATTATATAACTGGTGAATTCAGGCATTCATGAGTTTGTCGAAGAGAAGGCAGCATGCGCATGCACAAACATGCTGTTATCTTTCCAAATGAACCCCTCTGATGCTCAGACTTGTGCCAGCAGAGAGCGGGGAAAAGTTGGCAGCAGCTACAATTGCATCTATTCCCAGTCCCGATCCTTCCCTGTGCACTACTTTTGTTAACAGACTTTTAGATTTGCTTGTGACAGTGAATGCATGACCGCAACGGGTGAATGAGAAGGAATGGCTCTTACCCGCCTTCAAAGATGCGAACACGAGATGTTTCGCAGTGTTTTGAGGTGGAAGGTGCCTCCTCTTCATTCTCCTCCTTTTCATGCTGGTGGTCTGTTACATCCGTGGAGGAACAGGCTGGGATCGGATGTACCTACATTCAAGACACGGAGGAAAACGAGACAAAGTGCattgataaatatttttgtggcaTTCTACTCGCAATATCTGAAGGTCACCTCCCAGGTCCATTAGATTATCTGTGCTCTCGAAAACTAAAGTGAAGCTAAATAGGCAATGGCAATATCTTTTTACACATGTTTTGGACTAATAGTCGGGGCTGCACAAAAGTGGTACGCCAGTGCGCATGAGCATTGGAAACAGAATTTTGCGCTGCAGTTCAAGTCTGTCATCGAGCTTTTGAACACTTATAGGTCAGACCGGTCTCAAGGGAGCCACCGTAGTGATAGCTTCGGagagccaacttcaaaataaaagcttcgtGAGAAATTGCTATCAATGCACACTAGTACTTGTTTCGCTTTTATGTAGAAGTTGATCCTCGCAACACGTTGCTTAGTAGCCTATAAACAGCCATTGCGGCGGCTGACTTGACAAGGCTGGATGCTCGCGAACAGCTACATTCGCTATGAGACGATTGCTTAATATGTGCAGGAGGGCCACCACAACGAGACGGTTTGTCAAAATACAGCCCGCGGTGCAAAAAAAGAGAACTCCCGCTGCCCGAGAGAACTGTACGGAAGTATGCAAGCTGATCACAGAGTCCCACACTGCAAGTCAGAAGTGGGAAATTCCGTTTTTTGAACATGCCACACAACTCAATTGTGTTAAATATGAATTTGATATCTTGAAATAAAACAGTAAATTATACTGACTAAATAGCGATGGTATATGCTGTTGGAATTTGgaaatgaaaactgaaaaactaaacacaaaaaagGTTAATCTGTTATAGTAAAATGACTAACGATAAACCTAAATCTTTAAGTTCATCCACGAGGTGGCTGggtcgggaaaaaaaattaacaccaaaAAACCTCTGGTGCTCATTTGCTTACCGTGCCAACATTTTTGTCCACACCCCTGCTAATAGTTCAAATGGCTGCCAGAACTCGTTCAAACACCATTATTATTTGTTGCCATCAGACAGTAACTGCATATTGATCATAATATTACATagcatgctttttaaaaactttttttgtttttttacctctgACATTCGTGGAGCACTGCTACTTGCGGGGGGATTTTTAATTTTGGCTGGGTTCGGAGCCGTGGCAATGGTGTACGTCTCTGAGCTATACTTCTGTTTGGAACACAGCAGTGACAAGGCCACCTTAGTGCTGACACCTGGCAAGTTTGGGTTATGTCCGCTAACACTCCAGGAAGAGTAAACTGAGGTGCGAGGGTCCCTCTGTGTGGTTGGGTTGGGTTTGACATAGTTCAGGTAGCACCAGTTGACAGAGGTTGTTGTGTGGAGGCTCGGGTATGAACGGGTGTTTGCTCTCTCAATCCTCATCTCCTTAACTTGAGGCTCCTCTTCCTTTTGACTTCTCACAATTGACTCTTCCAACGGTTTTTCCTCCTTGTTAATTTCCCTTTGCCTTGGATTCACCTCCCCCTCTTCTTTTACGGCGGTTACCGCAAGCGTCTCCGTTCTCTTCTCAACCTTTTCCAATTGTTCCCCACCAGTTTTACTTTCTTCCTCCGTTTGTACCTTGTTGTCTGCATCTTCCACCTCTACTTCAGACTTGTGTTGCTCCCCTTCTGCTTCCTCCTTAACTCTTTTCTGGTGACGTTGAGCCTCAGTGCTGAGATCAAGACTGGCTGCAGGTGAGAGCATCCGTTTACTCCCTCCGGCTCCAAGTGGACCATATTCCTCGACAGAAGGTGACTGCAGTTCCCCAGGAAGGTTAATATTAATGTCTGGTGTTGGGACCTTCAAATAAGACCTCTGTAACTTGCGCCTTTCCACTTTGCCCAGGATTGTCACGGTCGTGCAAAAAATGGGGTCCTGTGGACAAGCAGAGGTCAGCATCTGGGACAGGGTGGTGTACATGGCACGTGTATAGGTAGGTATGTGGGTTTGGAGGCGGACTGGTACCACAAGAGACACCGTTGGGGTAAGCTGTGCCACACACGTTGCAATGTGTGGGCGTGGGTAGGGGTAAGAGGTCCTTACCTCTGTGGAAGGAGGAGATATAACCTGTGTGGAATGTGATGGTGTGGGAGGCAAGCACACAGACTGACTCACACTGAAAGGAAACTGGACAGGAACTAAAGCAGGAAGTTTGTGGAGTGGTATACCCATTTGTTCGGCCATGTGGATCTGCATTGGGTGTACCTGTAGAGGTTGAACAGTTTGCGAACGTAAAAAGGTTCTGTTCATGAACTGGGACGCCGTGGTGACTGGGAGTAGCTGGGATAGAGGTCCTACATGTAATGTCTGTTGGATGCATTCATGCGGAGGAAGAATATCTCGAGGGAGGATCTGTGGTTGTAACAACTGCAGGACATTCCCTGTGTCTTCCTGGCTGAAGTGGGAGCGTGAATAGAAAAGAGGATGGCTTGAGTGGGAAGGCCCGGGCTTTGGACTCTCTGCTCTGGATAACTGACCCGTACCGGCCCCCTCCTCTTGCTCGGGTTCCCCTAAGGTTGCGTGCTTCACAAGAAGACACTTCCGTCGTTCTTTCCAGGAGGATGCTGACTGCTGAGAGGACAAAGATCCCAAGTCAAAAGATTTGCTTCTGGTATCTGAGACCTGTTCTGATTTCTGAGGGGCCTGCTCTGACACTGAACGCCTCATCTCCTTGTGGATTTGGTTGTGTTGTTGAGAAGTACATGGCACAGTCAACATTTGGGTGCTTTGGCTACTGGTGCCCCAGACTGTAGGCTCGGACCGTGTTGCATCTTCGAAAGAAGCAGAAAGACTTGAAGTGTGGGACATGCTGCTCTCCTGACTGGGGCTGCGAGGCAGTGACACAGACTCAAAGCTAGACTCCCCGGAGGATTGCGCTGCCTCAGCTAAGCGgagtcttttcttctttggggGCAATTTCTCTGCAGGGAGCTGGGCTAGAGTCTGGCTACGCTGTGGCCACTGAAACTCCTCCACTCTGTCTGTCACCTAGGAAAGATGAACAGTTGAGGCAAAGGGTTCAAATTGCACaagatatacagtacgttttagtTGTGATAAATCATTATACCTTCGATGATGACGCAGTCTCTGGTGGTGACATGGATGGCATGTCAGCATCAGGCTCCACTGTAACAAGAATCTCTGGCACTTGGATGTTGGGCTGGCGGATGAGGCGAGATGCAGAAGGTGATGGTTTTGGATGGGGTTGTTGTGTTTGGTGACCCTCTTGAACGTCTGAGCCCTCACTTTTCATTGAGGATGTCTCCTGCTTTTCAAAGGAGCTTGTGTGCTGGATTACAGACACACCCTTCCGATCTCTATGTTGCTGTTGTCCCGACTCCGTCTGTATGGTACCACCTATATCTACCATGAACAGAGACATGACAAATGCATCTTTAAATTATGTGTGAATTAACGATAAACTGCTTTTGAAGGATGAGGCTTTAGCATTTCATTCAATGACAAATACTGTAACATACATGAACATGAATAATTGGACAAGCGtattaaaaaaagcaactgaAATGTTCCTGAAGGTAAAGTATATTCTactatatataccgtatatataatgagaaaaaagacaactatttTGCCACTTGGggtattttatattgcacacTGGACTTGTGCAGTCCAAAACAGTGTTTAGCTTTTCATATATTTGACTGCTTTTTGAGAGAACACAATTTCTTGGTTTCTGTGATATCAAGAGAGAATCATTACGAGGATGCAAAGTGTTATTGCTTCCACAGaataacgttttattttttatgcactACAATAGCAATATGAGAGCGAACCTGAGAGTGCTTGGCTGAGTCCTGGTGGACCTGCCGCTGGAATGATGCTTGCAGAACTCCCTGACACGGTCCCAGACCCAGGACTTGGAAGATCCTCTTCTATGCTCTCCTCTTTCCGCCTTTTCCTCACAGCCATCGCCAGTGCTCTGAATTTATAGTGCATCATCATCTGAGGGCGATCCTCTCTGCAGGTTTTACTTGTATCCCCACTCTCCTGTTCCAGTGTTTGCTGCCCTGTGCACACACCTTTGTGGGCCTTGTAGCCGTCACCATGCTGGAAGCATGCGCCACATACTTTGCATTCTAATGGGTTCAATGTACTTTGAGGTGCTTGTTGCTCTGGATGGCTACCTGTGTCAGTGCCAGTGGCTGAAGAAGAGGAGTTGGGGGGATTCTCCTCCAGCATAAGTTCTGCTCCCAAAGGAACCTCAATGGCAGGTTGTCGCCTTAACATGCGGTGAGCATGACCAATATTAATCTCTGTTGTCATGGCCTGCTGGTCATCAAATGAATGGCAGAGGCGGTAGCCTCTTTTGGATCTTATTCCAGATGCAGAAGACTCTAATTGGCTGCTTGAAGATGGCATTGAGCGGCTTCTGAGAAGGGGAACTGTTGACAAGGCCGGGGTGACTGGTGGTTCTGTCTCTGGATTTTGAAGGTGCCTTAAGCCGCTGGGACCAGGGGCTTCTCCCTTGGGATCAAACACGTAGGGGTCTTTCGGGGCATTCAATTTGGGTGACTCCAGGCTACTTTTCCTTGACAGAGAAGAGCGCCTGGGCTTTACGCTATCAATCTCACTAGTGTCCACCACTGCTTCATTGATGGTTATAAGCTTTGTAATGTGTTCTATTACTTGGGTTTTAGGTACAGCAAAGGGAACACTCTTTTCCTCTGTTCCAGAGAGTGAGGAAAGGGGAGACTGAGAATGATGTGGACTACGCTGCTGCCCTCCCAACCTTCCATATTTCCCGAGAATGATTTCTGCGTATGTTTTCGCACTGGCGCTGGGAGTGCTAACATGGGACAGGTCAGTGCTGCCTGATCCAGAAAAGTAACCTGACTCTGTGCTGCCTTTACTGCCAGGGCCAAGAGAAGATGACGAGGTTGAGATGGATGAAGGAGGATCATCAGGTGAAGCCATTGGCCCACGTTTTCTTTCACTAAGCCTCAGTGCAAGCCTTTGTTTGACTGCTTGAGTATCCTCAGGCCTCTGGCTCGCCTCTGATCCTCCTGGTAGATCCTTACCACCTTTCTTCTGTCGGGCCAAAATCTCCTTGGAAGATTTTTTGTGGTGGCCTGTCTCATCTTCAGACTCGGTGCTTTCTGCCTCTGTATGCTCCTCGACGTCTTCTCCAATACCACTGCAGTCTGGCCCACTCAAACTGGGCTCATCACGACTGGATGAAAGGCCTGCCTTAATTCGGTGGGCATGGGACTTTCGGTGCTTGTATAGGTTACTCTTGGTcttgaaagaaaagccacagGGGGCACAAGGATAAGGTCTTTCTCCTGTGTGGGAGCGAATGTGTTTCTGCAGAACGCTTGGCTTGGCACATGGACGACCGCAGTAAGTGCACACATATTTCCCTGGTTTTGGGGGTTTCTTCTCTCCTTTCCTGGGAGAGCTAACCCCTTCTTTTGTCTCTTGGCTTGACTGTAAAGAGAGCTTTTGGCCATGTTCAACCTGGGTGGAGGATGGCGTGTGATGAGATGAAGTCGATGCGGAACCTGGAGAGAAAAAGCTGCCTCCTGAAGGACCTAGGTTTTCCGTGTGCTGCCATGCTACTGCTTGCTGTTGTAACCGAAGAAGATCAGCACGTTTGGGTTGGCGGTTTTGCAGTCGACCCAAAGCTCTGTGTACTGGACGAGGATTAGATGGCTGTTGGAGCTGTGGACAGGACTTAAAAGAGGATTCTGCTGTCGCATGGTGCTGCTCTTGTCTTCCAGAGCGATCCCCATCACCCGGATGGCTGGGCTCAGCCTCCATAGAGTGAGGAGGAAgcctcacagacacacacgcaaggGCTCTTGGAGCCTCATGCGGCTAACCACATGGCAGCAGTGAGGTCAGAGACAAGGCGTTGTGGACGGTGATGACAAATCACACCAAAGCGCCTCGATCAGCGTGGGCCTGAAGGTATTCAAGAGGGCCAAGAGAGGCATTGTTAAAATGTGCCCTGGAGCAGGACTAATGTAAGTAAACATAGATCATCTCTTGGTATACAGCAACTCCTCTTGTGTCCAGTTTCTGCCATCCCAACAGCCCATTCAATATCTTAACTGCATCTCCTATGCTGGTCCCTGATAGTGTAGGTGGATGAACCTCTGAACAGTcctacagaaaaacaaaacaaaaacataaaacaaggatGAGTTTGTAAAATACACTATAAGTCATTCTAAATGTTGCAAATAAAATTTGGAAAAGGGAGATCGCAATTATTGATTTCTCACAGTTACAGTAAACTATTAAAAATGAGTTAGAACAGTGTCCGTTTATGCATTTCCACATTTGTATCAGTTTGTATGTAAGCATTGTGCCtctatttatttcaaaagaaaataattccaTCTGAGAACTTGATTAACAAACCAATGAACAGCACAGCCAGAGCAGCCCAGGTCTTCACATGAAACATGCACAGCAATGGTACCAAATAGAGGAGACCACCGTTTTAAGGGCACagaatcaaaacaaatgttggAATTGCAGATTTCATTTGTCTGATTTGGCTACAGGATTGAAATATATAACTGGAGGGGGGTGTTCTCATTTGGATCAGTAAACTGAGCAAGTACGGTTGAGCCAAAGTCTACTTTGAAGACCTTTTCTGCATAACACATATGCAAGACACGGCTGAACAGCCAGAACTTCTGTGGAATAAATTAAGGCTGTGAACTTGGTGTACAGATCGGcgtacaattatttttttttaaacaaatactgtatgttagtCAACCATTTACCATCTACCATTCAAGGTTTGGTGAGATTATTTGTTACTTCAGCCAAAGTAAATGAATCCTCCAACTCTTTGGCAATACACGTTCTAGGTAGTCGATAGGAATATTTTCCCTTGCTTTAGATACAGATGTCCATGGTTGGCAATGCACATGCTCCCTAGTCTTTATAAGCACATGTGTAGGAGATTAGGACATATGGGAGTAGAATGTTTTTACCACACTCATACTCTCAGACACGACATTCGTTTACTGATTGAATCACCCCGAGAGGACAATAGAAGGGTTAAAGGTCATTAGGACGAATGTCTAAATGTGTACGTCATAGAGTACGCAACAGAAGGTCGAAGGAGGGACAGCACAAAAAGAGTAGCACATCTTTTTCTAGAATAACAGTAGTTATTAAGGGACTATGCGATCATAGTTTAAATGTGATGATCATTCATATATTGATGCAGAAATTTAAACGGGACGatgagtttcattttttttaaggtttgggAGAGCTTCTATTATTCATGGAATCTGGTCTGCCTGCTCTGAGTGGGGGGGGAAATACACTGAGGGCTTTGCCAGAGAGATGAGGGGAAGGAATGCCTGAGTGGAGCCTACGCATGATGCCAAAACATACACTTAtccgctcgcacacacacacagacacacacacacacagacacacacagacacacacacacacacacacacacacacacacacacacacacacacacacacacacacacacacacacacacacacacacacacacacacgtagccAGCCTACAGTAAGTAAAACCCCCACAAGACCATGTCCTATGTCCAGACTGCAGTCTCTATATTGACTGTGACAGCCAATCAGCTGCAGTGTCCTGTGGTGACCCCTGTTTAATGCGGGGAAGTGTACTTTATCATATTTGTATAACAGGAATCACCCATTATCAACACAATGGGCCTGACTCACTAAGATCCCACATAGTGCTCAATTGCGTGTTCACTCAAATCGATTGTGCATCATCCACTGAGGTTGGGATCGTTTACTCAAGTCCCTCTAGGAGATGATGGCCACTGTTGGCAAAAGGTGTAAAAGAGGTGGAGACCGGCAAATTTAACTCTGGGCAGGGTTGGGAGTgtcactttaaaaatgtattccaataCAGCTACTACTTACCCGTTAAATACTTTAGTAATATTATCCAAATACCATAATAATACAAAGTAAATTAATCTAACTACATTAATATGAATTACATTTGACTTATTGTATTAGCAAATAGGGTAATGAGGACATAAATGAAATGTCACTACAATATCTACTTCTTGTGTATTAGTCTAGTCTTTTTGGTCTCGTAAATGTTTCAcaacatgcatggttttggattGAAGGAGGATGCCGGAGCACCCAGAATTCAGATCCAAAATCTCAGAACTATTGTGCAGATGTACTAAGTACTTGCTGACTGTGTTATAAATAGCAACATAGCTAGATAGCTACAAACAAAGACGGTATACAAAACAACATGGTAATCATGATACGTTGATGATGACGATATGCAACGCCGGccacaaaaacaagcaaacaaacaaacacttttatTCCCGGTGAAAAGTTCAGTGATCTTTAATGAATATGGTGTTTAAAGAGTAAATCTTTTGAGTGATAATGACACAAGGTAAATCGTtattgcacacacaaaaacgcatttcattcattcaatcaatACTTTTACGATTGTTGACTTCCCCCTCAACCATTTGCAGAGGAAAAATGTTTAAGCCGTCATTTTCTCTTTAAGCTCTGTTTAAAATAATGGTTTAAAATTCACAGAGTAGATTTTGATTTCTGCAGGAGTTTGTCAATCAACTCAATGATTGTTGATAAATCACGCCTTGAagcaaggtggactacttggctACAACCAGAAGAGGCGATACGGATCGGCTCGTCATTTCACATTCGAGATCTCAAGAACAAGAACATGACAAACGCAATGGAAGTTGGGCCCGAGTAATGTGAAGTCACTGCGACGGTAAAAACTCTTTTGGAAAGTTTATTCTTTCGCAAGACAACCGTGGCATCCAAACAAGAATTCATGAAACCCAGTGTTTCTCTCTCATCATAGTCAAATGCTTGCCTCTTATGATTGACAGTTGGTCCCTCCGAGGGAAGGCGAGTGAATAAGTGAgcaatttacagtatgtgagatTCTCGTATTCAGGGGAGCCCTGGCACACTGAAGTGCTCGTTGGTGATGCCTGCATTCGCaagacatgcacatgcacacacatgaacacacttCCACGTGCCTACATCTAGTCCCGTTAATCTACTTCCAGAGCTGCGTATTCAATAAAAGAAAACGCTTAGCTCAGTACATGTTCATTTTCTCATCAATACCCACATGTATTCACACAGCTGGTAATGATGGATACCAATATGGGCTAAACAATAAATTGCGATGCACCCTGAGGACAGATAAACACTCTTAAgtgctttttaaaaagctgTTGTTACTCCCCTTCACCTCTCGAAATGCACACGCAtattctcactcacacacacacacacgcacacgcacacacttctcacacacacacgcacacacacacacacacacacacacgcacacacacacacacacacacacacacacacctctttcTCCTTGTTCTCTCTTACTGGTGGTAGTCTGGTGCTGGTTCCCATGGAAACAAACCTACTCTGAGCAACGGCAGATGGAGAGGGAGCTGGAGGTCTAAATATATCTCCCAGCATCCTCTCCGACTACAAACACACAGTGGCAGCAGGAAGTGAGAGATGCTTGCCCTCGGCATGGACTGACAAGCTGGCATGACCTTTGACATCCACCACTTCTTGGGAAGTGGAGAGCCGGTTAATTTCAATGATGAAGAGAACATATTCAGGTTGTACTCTTTGGTCAAATGCAAAATGGGAGGTGAGAATGCCATCCCATGATGCTTTCAATCAAAATCCCACATGCTTCCCAGTAACTCATGAACAGCACGGTCGGGTTGAAGAGAACATTGAAAGGACTAAAGCAAATGTCAGACGTAAGCAGAGAAACTCTTACTCGCTGGTGGATGCCACTTAAGTCAGCGGGTGGCGGCGGACACCAgctgaggaaacaaaacatacCGGAGCCCTCCGTCACTCAAGACGTTTGGGGATCACAGAACCTTGCTAGGAGGATTTCCCAAGGCTTTGATAATACGAGCGTAAGTTCACATTGATAACATTTTTGGAATATTCCTGACAACAGACAAAATGCTACTTTGGTGAAGTTATGAAATGACAAAATCTTAAATATTCTGAGCAAAGTAACAAGATATGTATAAattcgatttttaaaaaaagttttcttcattttaggaatagattttcttttcacaatttgAACAGTAATGCCCGTCAATGCTAGATAATCAGCGGAGATGAGAGACAGAGGGAGACAAAAGAGGCGCTTTCCaagaatttttgtattttgagtgAAAATGACTCAATGTTTACCTGCAGCCAACAGAATATTAACCTCAACCTACACAATGAATCTGACTCATTCATCTGTGCATCATAAAAATGTCAtaacaaaaagaggaaaaaagtaaaaaaagctTTCACCCAGGCCAATAATACAACATTGCGGTAGTTCTCTTCAATTGCTTAGCGCAGTGTTCCCCAACCTTTATAGGCCAAGTCACCTCATTGCAAATCAAGGCATATacgcaaaacaaagaaaatgccaAAAAGACCTGAATCAAAgtaaggggggggaggggataCATAGAAATTATTTACCCTTATCTAATGGAAGAGCAATTAATTGTTCTGCCCGCCAATATACAttactggcatagatagatgaacaaagatacatgATCTGTAAATGTATAACAGGCAGGCCAATTAAGTAATATTTGATAATTTTCTGCCAGACACCTGATGATCGATCACTAAAGCTGCTGCAGGACACTGATTGTTTCCGAAGTTTGAGAAAGTGAGCAGGAGACTTTTCTGCAACTGGTAACAAAATAGCAACATGTTCAATTTTGGTGGAGGTTGTTCCGCTCCGATCCTGTCGGTGGAAGAAATGCACATTCCGTATGAGTTTGCTCACAGACATAAATAAAGGGGAATGGGAAAGACAGCTAtgataaatgaacaaaaataaggaaaaatTTTACACGCGTGTTAAAATTTTATGGGTCTCCCTTGGTCAATGTCACACCCCGCTGCTAAATTTGGTTAAATAGTTTTTGTGTAATCTAACACCCACAAACATTGCTTTCaggagaggtaaaaaaaaaaatatcccagtTGCAATGCACTTATGAAATTAGTCAACGAACTTATCTGACAGGTAGTGacgaagcaaaaaaaattaaacaaacaaaaacagtcaagcGAGTCTCAGCACTCTGAGGTAGACAAAGATGGATTTAaatgagacagagaaaaaagggAGGGTGTCtctaagacagacagacagagagagagacagagagagagagagagtcagagttGAGATTACCTGACAGAGCAGTCTGGTCTTCCCCCTCAGAGACGCTTCACAGGCTCTGTGAGACAAGCATGGAGAGCCAGAAAGTGAGAGCGGATATGACTGCTTGAGTGGGTGTGTTTCCGAGAGAGGcagagagggtgggggtgaggtAAAAACAGAGtgatggaggggcggggggggggggggcacaccaaATGAATGTTTCCACTGTACTGTATAAACGTTAGGAGAGGAGGTGGAAAGGCGTGGTAGGAAATCGAAAGCAATTGATATTCTTCCAGTCGAGTTCAGTCAACGAGTAAATCTGCTCTTCATCGTAACTATCgcttcaaaacacatttttggggtggcATACCagaaaagtgaaacaaaaagcCACACGCCGCGACCTGATAAAATGAATGTCTGTTGTTCTTTCTTGAACTGGCACAAACATTCATTGGCCAAAGCAGAGATTTCAAAACGCGGTATTTCTACCAAGCAACATGGATCTGTTGAGTTCCGTATGGGACGCATCTGTTAATATTTCCACAGGAAATGGTTCCAAAATATGCCACCTGGTTTGTTGACGTACAATCGGGTACGCAGGTGGAGAATAGGGCTTGACTCAATCAGTACGTTTGAACGCACTTAAGAAAACCGAATTTTATTCCATTGAATTCAAGCT from the Hippocampus zosterae strain Florida chromosome 5, ASM2543408v3, whole genome shotgun sequence genome contains:
- the LOC127600719 gene encoding transcription factor HIVEP3 isoform X2, which gives rise to MEAEPSHPGDGDRSGRQEQHHATAESSFKSCPQLQQPSNPRPVHRALGRLQNRQPKRADLLRLQQQAVAWQHTENLGPSGGSFFSPGSASTSSHHTPSSTQVEHGQKLSLQSSQETKEGVSSPRKGEKKPPKPGKYVCTYCGRPCAKPSVLQKHIRSHTGERPYPCAPCGFSFKTKSNLYKHRKSHAHRIKAGLSSSRDEPSLSGPDCSGIGEDVEEHTEAESTESEDETGHHKKSSKEILARQKKGGKDLPGGSEASQRPEDTQAVKQRLALRLSERKRGPMASPDDPPSSISTSSSSLGPGSKGSTESGYFSGSGSTDLSHVSTPSASAKTYAEIILGKYGRLGGQQRSPHHSQSPLSSLSGTEEKSVPFAVPKTQVIEHITKLITINEAVVDTSEIDSVKPRRSSLSRKSSLESPKLNAPKDPYVFDPKGEAPGPSGLRHLQNPETEPPVTPALSTVPLLRSRSMPSSSSQLESSASGIRSKRGYRLCHSFDDQQAMTTEINIGHAHRMLRRQPAIEVPLGAELMLEENPPNSSSSATGTDTGSHPEQQAPQSTLNPLECKVCGACFQHGDGYKAHKGVCTGQQTLEQESGDTSKTCREDRPQMMMHYKFRALAMAVRKRRKEESIEEDLPSPGSGTVSGSSASIIPAAGPPGLSQALSDIGGTIQTESGQQQHRDRKGVSVIQHTSSFEKQETSSMKSEGSDVQEGHQTQQPHPKPSPSASRLIRQPNIQVPEILVTVEPDADMPSMSPPETASSSKVTDRVEEFQWPQRSQTLAQLPAEKLPPKKKRLRLAEAAQSSGESSFESVSLPRSPSQESSMSHTSSLSASFEDATRSEPTVWGTSSQSTQMLTVPCTSQQHNQIHKEMRRSVSEQAPQKSEQVSDTRSKSFDLGSLSSQQSASSWKERRKCLLVKHATLGEPEQEEGAGTGQLSRAESPKPGPSHSSHPLFYSRSHFSQEDTGNVLQLLQPQILPRDILPPHECIQQTLHVGPLSQLLPVTTASQFMNRTFLRSQTVQPLQVHPMQIHMAEQMGIPLHKLPALVPVQFPFSVSQSVCLPPTPSHSTQVISPPSTEVRTSYPYPRPHIATCVAQLTPTVSLVVPVRLQTHIPTYTRAMYTTLSQMLTSACPQDPIFCTTVTILGKVERRKLQRSYLKVPTPDININLPGELQSPSVEEYGPLGAGGSKRMLSPAASLDLSTEAQRHQKRVKEEAEGEQHKSEVEVEDADNKVQTEEESKTGGEQLEKVEKRTETLAVTAVKEEGEVNPRQREINKEEKPLEESIVRSQKEEEPQVKEMRIERANTRSYPSLHTTTSVNWCYLNYVKPNPTTQRDPRTSVYSSWSVSGHNPNLPGVSTKVALSLLCSKQKYSSETYTIATAPNPAKIKNPPASSSAPRMSEVHPIPACSSTDVTDHQHEKEENEEEAPSTSKHCETSRVRIFEGGFKSNEEYIYVRGRGRGKYICGECGIRCKKPSMLKKHIRTHTDVRPYICKHCNFAFKTKAHGKKCQAMGVSEPSADEPESQETAGSGERASYSEEREEHQFSNAEESEDDDDDDDDDDDDDDDDDDDDDGNENDAEESRDNPPSSCSSDTLASTGGRSKCSSRSRQCTPEPEPAGLSSSPGLEASQRGAWQGRRAASPSSRRALFSRWNWKASPRAFSPSSDSCSPSHSLSPRLELSSPMHSLSPRTELPSPSRQVSPSHDRGQSPIRPVSPLRPSLPGSYRLSQAGTPPLPIGVQQRTHGTLPWEHHCAKRSHMKVDKDGSATDCHAMADTFLFPPAFRLSTCESYPSHRAGDNIFSHLPMHSQQAKVPYLMIPIGGIQMVQARPKSNPSTPMSPMSPSTEGPSPARLDSFWGRTPGPQGSRTPGSDWSADYQAAGGSQSRQCSVGAQVMCSKLELETMDSKQYGSSESSAHTCRRATESSKCHTEDGRSEASFSQAGPVSLCLIGQQLEAEGTASEDAAREDQST